GTCCGCGAACGAGCGATCACGCTCTTTCTTCTGATCGCCGTCACCCTGGCGGGCGTCTTCGCCTTCAGCCGGCTCGGCCGAGCGGAAGATCCGGCCTTCACGATCAAGTCGCTGATCGTGACCGCCGCCTGGCCTGGGGCGACCGCCGAGGAGATGCAGAATCTCGTCGCGGAGCCCCTCGAGAAGCGGCTGCAGGAACTGCGTTGGTATGATCGCGTCGAGACCTTCACGCGTCCGGGCTTGGCCTTCCTGACCCTGACGCTGCAGGACAAGACTCCGCCGTCGGTCGTTCAGGAGGAGTTCTATCAAGCGCGAAAGAAGCTGGGAGACGAGGCGCATAAGCTGCCTGCCGGCGCGCTCGGTCCATTCGTGAACGACGAATATTCCGATGTGAGTTTCGCGGTGTATGCCGTGAAAGCCCGTGGCATGCAGCCGCGCGAGCTCACGCGAGAAGCCGAAGCGTTGCGCCAGCGCTTGCTGCATGTGGCCGGCGTCAAAAAGGTCGATATTCTCGGCGAACGCCCCGAGCGAATTTTCGTCAACTTCTCCTATGAGCGGCTCTCGACGCTCGGGATCGCCCCACGCGAAATCGTTGATGCCCTCAGGCGTCAGAACGCCGTTACCCCCGCTGGATCGATCGACGCCAACGGGCCGCAGGTCTTCATCCGCATCGACGGAGCTTTCGACAGCCTGCAAAAAATCGCCGACACGCCTCTGGTCAGCGGCGGCCGTGTGCTGAAGCTGTCCGACATCGCGGATGTCACACGCGGCTACGAAGATCCGGCGACCTATCTGATCCGTCACAATGGCGAGCCGGCCATGGCGCTCAGCCTCGTCATGAAGGAAGGAGTGAACGGCCTCGAGCTCGGGAAAGCGCTGGATGCGGAGGAAGCCAAGATCGCGCAAGAACTGCCGGCCGGGCTCTCATTCACCAAGGTCAGCGATCAGGCCGTCAATATCGCGGAGTCGGTCGACGAGTTCATGCTCAAATTCTTCGTCGCCCTGGGCGTGGTGCTCGTCGTGAGCCTGGTCAGTCTCGGCTGGCGTGTCGGCATCGTGGTCGCGGCCGCAGTTCCGCTCACTCTCGCGGCGGTTCTCGTCATCATGCTGGTCACAGACCGTGTGTTCGATCGCGTCACGCTCGGAGCCTTGATCATCTCGCTCGGACTCCTCGTCGACGACGCGATCATCGCCATCGAGATCATGGTGGTGAAGCTGGAAGAAGGCTTCGACCGCATCAAAGCGGCGGCTTATGCCTGGAGCAATACCGCCGCGCCGATGCTGTCTGGCACGCTCGTGACCATCATCGGCTTCACGCCTGTCGGATTCGCGCGTTCGACGGCGGGCGAATATGCCGGCAATATTTTCTGGATCGTCGGTTTCGCGCTGATCACGTCTTGGATCGTCGCGGTGGTCTTTACTCCCTATTTGGGGGTGAAGCTGCTTCCCGACATCGAGCCGATCGAAGGCGGACATCATGCGATCTATGCGACGCCGAATTATCAGAAGCTTCGACGCCTCATAACATCGGCGGTGGATCAGAAATTCAAGGTCGCGGGGATCGTGATCGGATTATTCGTCCTCGCGGGCGCGGGAATGGGCGTCGTCAAGCAACAATTCTTCCCGACCTCGGATCGACCGGAAGTTCTGGCCGAAGTCCAGATGCCGGAAGGCTCGAGCATCGAGACGACCAGCGCCGCGGCCGCGAAGCTGGAGAATTGGCTGAAGCAGCAGCCCGAAACGAAAATCGTCACGACCTATATCGGTCAGGGGGCGCCGCGTTTCTTTTTCTCCTATAGTCCCGAGCTCCCCGACCCGTCCTTCGCGAAGCTGATCGTCTTGACGCCGGATGCGGAGGCCCGCGACCGCCTCAAAATTCGCTTTCGAGAACGCGTCGCCGAAGGGCTGGCGCCCGAGGCCCGCATTCGCGTGGCGCAACTAGTGTTCGGCCCCTACACGCATTTTCCAGTCTCGTTTCGCGTCATGGGGCCGGACACGACCGAGGTGCGCGCCATCGCCGATGAGGTGCTGGCGGTGATGCGAGCCAATCCGAATACGCGCCAAGTCAATCAGGACTGGGGCGAGCGTGCTCCGACAGTTCATTTTGTTCTGGATCAGGATCGCCTCCAGCTGATCGGCCTCACCTCCATCGACGTGGCGGAGCAGCTGCAGTTTCTGCTCACCGGCGTCACCGCCACTCAGGTGCGCGAGGATATTCGAATCGTCGATGTGGCGGGGCGCAGCGCGGGGCCGGAGCGTCTCGATCCGGTCAAGCTCGGGGACCTCACCCTGACCGGCAAGAGCGGGAATTCGATCCCGCTCAGCCAGATCGGCCACGTCGAGATTCGCCCGGAAGAGCCCATTTTGAGGCGGCGCGATCGGACGCCGACGATCACGGTTCAATGCGACATCGACGAGGCGCTTCAGCCGCCGCAAGTCTCGGCGGAAATCCAGACGGCGCTGGCTCCGATCATCGCGCGCCTTCCCGATCAATATCGGATCGAGATGGGCGGCAACGCCGAGGAATCGAACAAGGCCAATTCGGCGTTGGCTCCGATCTTCCCGATCATGATTCTGTTCACGCTGTTCGTCATCGTCCTTCAAGTCCGGTCCCTGCCGGCGATGGGAATGGTGTTTCTGACAGCTCCTCTGGGATTGCTCGGCACGGTTCCGATCCTGCTGCTGTTCGGGCAGCCCTTCGGCTTCAATGCAATCCTGGGACTGATCGGCCTCTCCGGCATTCTGATGCGCAATACCTTAATTCTGATCGGCCAGATTCAGACCAATGAGGCCGAGGGCTTGGACACCTATCACGCGGTTATCGAGGCGACTGTCCAACGCGCGCGCCCCGTGATCTTGACGGCGCTCGCCGCCGTCCTCGCTTTCATTCCGCTGACCCATTCGGTGTTCTGGGGCTCCATGGCCTATACGCTGATCGGAGGGACGGCTGTCGGCACCGTCTTGATCCTGCTCTTCCTTCCAGCGCTCTACGCGATCTGGTTCAAAGTGAAGCCCTCGGGCGCGAGTCCGACTGAAAATGAACATGACGCCCTCGGGCTGTCGACCAGCCGCCATACATCTCATGACGTGAGTTTGGAGGTCGATTCGAAAGCGTAGCTCGAAAGCGGCGCCAGCATAATGGCCCGCTCAATGCGATGAAACCGCTCAGCTCAAACCGATCTACAAGGAGCCATGACAATGGAAATCGCTGGAAAACTTGCGCTCGTGACTGGGGCCTCGGGCGGCATCGGCGCCGCGACCGCCCGCGCGCTCGCCGGCAAAGGAGCGCGCGTCATCTTGGTCGCGCGTTCAGGCGACAAACTGGCGCAATTGGCGCGAGAGATCGAAGCGGCCGGAGGCAACGCGCTCGCCATAGAGTGCGATCTCTCGAACTCCGATGAAATATCCCGCATGGGCGAACAAGTGCTCGAAAAGGCCGGAACGCCCGATATTATCATCAATAATGCCGGCTCTGGCCGCTGGCTCCCGACTGTCGAAACGACCCCGCAGGAAGCTCGACAGATGATCGAGCTCCCTTATCTCGCCGCGTTCGACGTAACGAGATTCTTCCTTCCTGGACTGCTGGCGGCGCGGAGCGGCCATATCGTCAACGTGACCTCTCCGGCTTCTTATATGGTGTGGCCGAATGCCGCCGCTTACATTGCCGCACGCCAAGCCTTGAAGGGCTTTTCGGATGCTCTGCGCACGGAAGTCGAAGCGAAAGGCGTGTTCGTCAGCCTCGTCGTGCTCGGAGTCGTGGAGAGCAGCTATTGGGAGCATAACCCCGGAAGCAGAGAACATGCTTCGAAGGCCATTCCGCCGTTGACGACGGACCAGGCCGCCGATGCGATCATCAAGGCGATCGAGCGACGGAAGCGTCGTTTGGTTTCACCGGCGATCTTCCGGGCGATCTTTCTATTGCGGGCGCTGTTTTCCTGAAGCGCAGCCGGGAACTCCTGCGTCAGCGTCATGATCGATAGGCCGCCGCGCGCGCCGCCGGGAACCGTCTGCGCGCGGTGCTCGAACACTGCCGATCGTCTGGGCCACGGGCCGGATCCGTGAAGTTGCTTGGAATCAGGTCCGTCAACACGGAGACACACTATGAAAACGCGTGAGATCGTCATCTGTAGCCCTGTCCGGACGGCAATCGGAGCCTTCGGGGGTGCGCTCAAGGAGATCTCGGCGACAACACTCGGCTCGACGGTCGTCGCGGAGACACTGCGCCGTTCAGGTCTCGACCCGACCCGAGTCGGCGGCGTCGTGATGGGCAATGTCATCCAGGCGGGCAACCGCATGAACCCGGCGCGGCAGGCTGCGATCGGCGGCGGGCTGCCGGTGAGCATTCCCGCAATGACCGTAAACCGTGTCTGTGGGTCTGGCGCCCAAGCCATCGCCACGGCCGCCACGGAAATCGTCGCAGGTGAGATCGACGTTGCGATCGCGGGCGGACTGGAGAGCATGGACCGCGCGCCGTACCTTCTCGGCAACGGCCGTTGGGGCTACCGGATGGGGGCGGCCGAGATCCTCGACAGCGCCGTCACAGACGGCCTCGAGGATGCATTCTCCGGCAAGCATTCCGGCTGGCACACCGAAGACCTCGTCGCCCGCGCGGGGCTGACGCGGGAACAGCAGGACGCATTCGCCGTCCGCTCGCAACAAGCGTTCTCCCGCGCACGCGAGGCCGGTCTCTTTACGGACGAGATCGTGCCGATCGACGCGCCCGGTCGGAAGGGAAGCGTGCGGTTCGCTGTCGATGAAGCCCCACGTCCAGACACCACGATCGAGATACTCGCAAAGCTTCGGCCAGCGTTCAGAGACGGTGGGACCATCACGGCCGGCAATGCGCCGGGTCTGAACAGCGGCGCCGCGGCCATGGTCGTCGCCGAACGCGGATTCGCCGAGGCGAACAGGATAGCGCCCATGGGCCGGCTCGTGGCCTCGGCTGTGGCTGCGGTCGAGCCAGGCCTATTCGGCATCGGTCCTGTGCCCGCCGTCCGAAAGGCGCTGGACCGTGCGGGTTGGAAGCTGGGGGACGTGGAGCGTTTCGAGATCAACGAAGCATTCGCCGCCGTGCCTCTCGCTGTCGCCGCCGAACTTGCGATACCTCTGGACCTCGTGAACGTGGTGGGAGGCGCGATCGCGCACGGCCATCCAATCGGGGCGACCGGCGCAATCCTCGTTACGCGCCTTCTCTATTCGATGCGGCGGGACGGACTCAGGCGTGGTGTCGTCACGCTCTGCATTGGCGGCGGGCAAGGCATCGCCCTTGCCCTAGAAGCGCAATGACGGAGGCTACGTTGGTCGTCGGCGGCTCCGAGACGGTGTCGACGGTGACTGAAGGGGTGGTTGGCGCCTTCGCGTTCTCCCTCCCAAGGGAGAACGCTGGTGGTCTGCCCATGCGTGATGCGTCGTTGATGCTCGACGTCTCGGCGCCGCCGGCGTTTCGGCCGCGCACGCGCACTGGCTTGGACTGCGACTTCAGAGGCGCATCGAGACGCGCTCCCGCGCCGCTAGCCTGCGTCATCCCGCAGCGTCGAGGATGACCCCAACCTTGGTAAGCCTGGATGGCTCCGGGGCCGAAACTGGTGGCAATGTGGCGACTTGAACGCACACGTCGAGTTATTGCCCGTCCACACAGAAGAAATAGCGCCGCGAACATCAGCCCGCCTTTGCGATCGCTCATCCGCCCTTCGGTCAGCATCATGACGAGCGGCTTGCCCGCGCCATCGCAGACGACAGGGAGCTTGGAGTTCAGCCCGCCCTTCGTGCGGCCAATACAGAGGAGAGCGCCACGAATCCGAAGGCGACGTCGGGATCGGAGACCGCCCTGTCAATGAATGGATCGCATGGGCACAGACGAAAGCCGATACACTCCATCCCTTTCACGACGGCCTCGCCGGCGTCTTCGACTCGATCAGCCACTGACGCCATTTTCGGCGAACCCTCGCCGCTGGCCCTTACCGACAACCGCATATCGGCCGATCCGGCGGCTCGGCAGGCTTCCTCCTTGCTGGCGCCTTGTTACGATTTTTTCTATTTCCAACAACCATCTGTATTTACACAACAAAATAGGTCTGTAATTCGCGACTGAAAATCCAGGTGTTGGTTTCCACAGCCCATCGCGCACGGATTTCACGCCGCCACACCACTCTTCCGGGCATGCAACTGCTCGGGTTTGAGATGCGTATATCGTCGAAACATCTTCCAGTCTCGATGCCCTGTGACGAGCGCCACTTGCTCGATCGAAAAGCCAGCCTCGAAGAGGCGGCTCGCGCCTTCATGCCGTAAATCGTGAAAATGAAGGTCGGAAATCTTGAGGGCGCGACATGTCCGACGAAACGCCGTCCCTACCGACCGGCTGTTATACGGAAAAATTCGACCCTTGCTGCTTTTCGAGGCTTCCTTCCGCTCGTGAACGAGAGCGCATGCGTCACGGAATTGTCAGCTGCGGCGTCAAATCGGATTTTGCGATGATGCGATCGATTTCGTCCTGCGTCGGCCGGCGATCGCGTTCGTTTCCCTTCCCGACCAATCCCAGACGGTTCAGCGCAATGCATGCGAGATCGGTCGGCTCCGTCGAAAGCTGAATGCCGTGAACTGCCGCCGCATGCGACAAAATCGTTTTGACATAGCCGAGGCCGATGCCGAGCGTGACGGGGCCAGCTCCTTCCTTCGCTCTATCGCGACCGAATTGAATGAGCCTCCGAAATCTTCAATCGCCCGAGGCGACGCTCGAGAGATTTGAGGCTCGCGGCCTTCGACCGGCCGATCCGCTTTCCGACTTCCGCGAGATCGTCCCTATGGAGACGGACGAGATCGCCGAATGTTCGCGCCTTCTTGCGCGCGCGCTTCGATGGCGACTCGCCACGGTCGATCCGGCGCTCTATGTCGAGCGCCACTCCTCGGCGTCGCGCCGGCGGAGAAACGTCTCGTTGACGTATTTCCCCTTGCGTCGAACTCGAGCGCGCCAGGAGCCGGATTTGAGCCTCGTGAAGGTCGCCATTTCGTGTGCGCTCTGTATGCACTGAGAAGTCGAAAAGGAACGAAAAGTGTCGTATCGAGGCGTGCGGGAGAGTGCGCACGCCCCGACCTAGGGCCTTGAGAGTAAAATGAAATCGCTTACAAAACAAGACATTAGATTCTCTACCGCGCCTATGATGGACTGGACTGAAGTCGTCGCTTTTTCAAATACATAGCAGCAGTCGTGTGCACGCCGTGTGCAGGGCTTGTTCTCTTTTTCTTCCTGCTCGCCCGGCCGCGCTGGAACGCGCCGCCCCTCTCCCGGACGCGAGTTTCCGGACGCCAATCGTTATGCCGCCCAATCCGTCACCAGCAGCCCTGGCACGCGCTCGAACTCGCGGCGGTTGAGCGTCACCAGCGCCGCGCCGCGCCGCCGCGCCTGCGCCGCGACGAGATAGTCGAAGGGGCCGATCGGCGTCCCCTGCCGTTCGAGGAACGCCCTTATGTCCGCCGCTTCGCGCGCATCCTCGGCGTCGAAAGCCGGCTGGCCGATCCCGGCCGATAAAAAGCCCTCGAGGAGGGCGCGCGCCTGTTCGGCTCGGTCGCTCTTGGCGATTCCATAATCGAGCTCGAACAGCACGATCGCGGGGACGATGAGCGCCGTTCCCGCCCTCAGCTCATTCTCGAGCCTCGTGGCGATCCAGGGCTTCCGCTTGTTCAGGGCGAAGATGACGATGTTGGTGTCGAGACAAAACATCGTCCGCGTCAATCGAATGAGATCGAGTCGTCGGGCTCGAGCGGCGGATCGTCGGGCAGACCATCGGGCAAGAAGTCGCGCGCGCCCAAGGCGTCGAGCCGCGCGCGCCAGGCCTCCACGTCGAACGGCTCCTTCTCCAAAGGCTCCAAGATCACCTTGTCGCCCACCTTGCTGACGCGCACCTCTTTCCCCTCGAACCGGAACTCCTTTGGCAGGCGCACGGCCTGGCTGCGGCCGTGCATGAACAGCTTGGCGGTCGCTTTTCGTTCGGTGGGCTTGCCGGCGCTCGCGGTCATCTCGCGTCTCGGTGGAGTGACGTCTATCTCTGGTAGATATCATGCGGCCAGAGCATCGGTCAATTCGTCGAGAAGCGCAGGCAGGCGCGCGCCGAACGGGGCGCGCGCCCGGACGTCCGCCACGGTCGGAGAAAGGTCGCAAAGGCGTCGTCGACCCGCCGTCCGGCGGCGATCTCATCGACATGCTTGTCGAAAGAGAGAAACGTCTCGTTGACGGATTTCCCCTTGCGTCGAGCTCGAGCGCGCCAGGAGCCGGATTTGAGCTACGTGCAGGTCGTCCATCGCCCCCCCCCGGGCGCGTCCAAGCGGCCGCCACGATTTTAGTCGCCCGAAGCGCATCCTTGTTACGCGCTGCGCATCAGCAGCCTCTGGCCCACTGCCGAAATAGAGTTCCGCTGCTGCGAGCCGACACCGTCTTGCCCATCAGATCGCCTATTTTCATTTTTCAATGATGCTCATGCTGATCATGGCCGGACGGTTGCGCTTTCGGGCTCTTCGTTTTCGTCACTCCATCATGCCGCGGCGCGTCTTTAGGGCGACCCTCGACCTCATGAGCGACGGTCCCCTCCGGGAACTCATATGGACCCGGGTCTTTATAGTCGTCGCGCGCCAGACCCTCTCGGATCTTCATGAGCGTGAACATGCCGCCCATTTCGATAGGTCCAAATTGGCCTGTTCCCGTCATCATGGGAAGCGCATTGTTCGGCCCAGGCATGTGCATCGACGCCATTTCGCCCATCCCGGACGAACCCATGGGCATGTAATCCGGAACCAATTTGGTGATGGCTTCGACAATGCGGGGGCTCTGCTTCACTCCGATGAAAGTTCTCAAATCATGGCCCATCGCGTTCATCGTGTGATGCGACTTGTGGCAGTGCAAAGCCCAATCACCCGGGTTGTTCGCGACGAGCTCGAAGGCGCGAATTGTTCCGACAGGGACGTCTACGGTCGATTCGGGCATTTGAGCAGATCGAGGAATCCAGCCCCCATCCGTGCCCGTGACGACGAAATGGTGGCCATGCAGGTGAATCGGATGATTTGTCATGCTGAGATTCGCTATCCGCACGCGCACGCGATCGTTCAAGCGTACAACGAGCGGGTCGATGCCGGGAAAGACCCGGTTATTGAATGTCCACATATTGAAGTTCGTCATCTCCACGACCTTGGGCACATAGGTTCCGGGATCGACATCATAGGTGGCCAACATGAACGCGAAATCGCGATCGACCCTATGCTGCTCGGGATCGCGCGAATGAACGACGATCATTCCCATCAAGCCCATCGCCATCTGCACCATTTCGTCCGAATGCGTGTGGTACATGAACGTCCCGCTCGTCTTCAGATCGAATTCGTAGACGAAGGTCTTGCCCGGCGGAATATGAGGCTGCGTGACGCCGGCCACGCCATCCATGCCATTCGGCAACAAGATTCCATGCCAGTGGATCGAGGTGGGTTCCGGCAGCTTATTCGTCACGAAAATGCGGACCTTATCGCCTTCGACCACCTCTATGGTCGGACCCGGCGATTGGCCGTTATAGCCCCAAAGATGCACTTTCATCCCGGGCGCGAACTCACGCTCGACGGCTTCCGCGACGAGATGAAACTCTTTGACGCCCTCGTTCATGCGCCAGGGCAAGCTCCACCCGTTCAACGTCACGACGGGTCGGTATTCGGGACCATTCGAGGGGGACAACGGAGGCTGTGTCGCCGCGCTCGTCGCATAATGAGCTTCCGGTATGCGCGCCGCTCGCGCGCGGCCGCTGAGAGCGGCGACGCTTACAAGTCCAGCCGCGGCGCCGATGAAGCTCCTTCGAGACATCATTGTTTGTCCCCCTCATTCGTCACTGTCCGATCGCATCCGTCCGTGATCCGGACGTCTCCTCGACTCGCGCTTCGGCTCCGCCGATGACCGTAGCTCGAAGGTCTGTGCTGGCGAGCCAGAAATCGCGCTTGGCTTCGATCGCCGCAATTCTCGCCAATATCCTCTGGCGCACCTCGGCGAGCAGTGGGAAGACGTCGATCAGCATCGCATTGTAGCGCAGCAGGCTTTCATCCACGATGATCTTGCGCAGCGGCAAAATCTCGCGCTGATAATGATTCGCTATGTCCCACGTCGAGCGATAGGTGCGATACGCCAATCGTGCTTCCGAACGAATGTCGATCGCTTTTGCCGCCAAGCGGTTGAACGCCTGCATGTAGTTTTGCTCCGCTTCGCGCGTGCGCGCCTCGCCAAAGTCGAAAATCGGAATTTCAATCGTGGCGCCTGGGCCAACAACCCTGAATCGAACATTCTCGGTGTCGATCGTCCCGTCGCTCGAAACACTGGTGACGGTTTCCCGCGTATCCTTATAGATGCCGGACAATTGGAAGACATTGACGAAGCGGGTCGCTTCGACGAGCCCATACGATTTTGCGAGCGCGTCGAGTTCTATGCCTGCGACGAAAAGATCGGGGCGGCGCGCCACCGCTTCCTGCTCGACCATGGGCATGCTTTGTGGACGAGAGGGCGGCGCCGGCAAGGCGGCGGGAAGCTTGAAATCGAGATCATCGCCCCACAAGCCAAGCGAGCGGATCAGCTGCTCGCGCTCGGCGATCGCGCGCTGGCGAGCCTTCGCGAGCTGAGCAGTAAGATCGGCGTAGAACACTTGCTCGCGCGCCTGATCGAGCTTGTTCATCGCGCCGGTTTCGCCCAATGCTCTGGCGAGCTCCGCCGCCGCTTCGGCCGTCGAATTCGCCTTGGCGAGAAAATCGACGAGCTCCCGCGAAGCGACAGCGCGATAGTAGTCCCTCCGCGCGCGGGCTGCGAGCCGGAGTGTTTCCTCGGCCGCGCGCAGCTGCGCCTGATGGAACCGGTCCGAGGCGATCTCCGCCCGCGCCGGCAAAGTCGCCAATGCGAGAATATCGGCGGCAATGATCGCCTCGAGCTCCAATTTCAGCGGTCCGGCAATCCGCGAAATGGAAAAGCTCGGGTTTGGCGGAAGGATTGCTCTTACCATCGCCGCTTCCGCGGAGCCCATGGCGTTATACGCCGCTTGGAGTCTGCGATTGCCGAGCAGAGCGATTTGCACCGCGGATTCGGCGGTCAGCGCTCGCGAGAGCAGAAGCTCGACACGAGCTCGAGCCGACGCAGCGTCCTCCGGGGTGCGGATCGCCAGCACGTCCTTTTCGAGCGGGCTGCCGGCGACGCTCGCGACAATGCTCATGCCGCCATCGTCCGAAAAACCGACGCAGGCGGAGAGCGTAATGGCCGAGAGCAATGCTGCGCCAGCTCGAATCCTCGAGCCGAGCCGACGCCGTCGCAACATCGACGGAAAGCATCGGAGCCGACTCAATGCTCATGCTCCGAGCCGCCGTCACGCCCGTGACCCGATGATCGGGTCACCCGAGCATTTTGCTCTCTCCAGGAACCCGGTCGGACCGGCCGTTGGCTGACGTAAGAGCCGATCGTAGAATGATAATGTGTAGCGGGCGCAGGCGCTCCGGCGTCGAACGGTTCAGGGGCGATAAACGGCAGCGGAGTTGGCGCGCAGCTATGAACTGTTCCGACAATCAATGAAACAGCGCCGACCTTCTCGAGAATATAAAGGAAGGACGCAAATAGCGGCCGCAGCTCAGCGGCGGACGTTTGTGCTCGCCACGACATAGAGAAGCCTCGGTCGCAGGGGATTCATACTCCAGCCACCGAATCACTCACGAGCGACGTTAGCTCGCTCATGCCGGCAAGGCTATTCGATAGGCGCCATAGGCCCGATACGCCGCTGATCGAGGAAGCCGCCAGCATCAGGCGGCGTTCGCCTCGTCGGAGGTTCGAATGTCGCCTCACGGGGAAGATCGCTTCCCCATAATCGGCTGGCCTAGTTCGTCGGCGAGCGGTTCGACCTCGGCCGCCATGTCCCGGCGACATAGTGGTCGAACGCGGCGATTTCCGCCTCTATATTCCCATCTCTGGTTTTTCAATCGATGACCGGCCGTTCCGAATGAGGCGATCCGCGCCCCATTGTCTCTGAAGGGTTCTCTCATGGCCCATGAGCACGCCCGTCACCACTCGCGAGAAAGCGCTCGGCGAAGCTCTCGCCCGGACGCGATCTACACATGTCCGATGCATCCGCAGATCCGCCGGCCGCAGCCCGGCAATTGTCCGATCTGCGGAATGGCGCTCGAACCTGTCCTCGCAAGCGCGGAGAGCGGACCGAGCCCGGAGCTCGTCGACATGACGCGGCGCTTTTGGATCGGCCTCGCTCTCGCCGTTCCTGGCGTCGTACTGGAGATGGGCGGGCATTTCTTCGGCCTTCACCATCTCATTCCGCCGCAGACGTCCAACTGGATTCAATTCGCTCTGGCGACTCCGGTGGTGCTGTGGGCCGGCGCGCCCTTCTTCGCGCGGGCGGCGCGGTCTCTCGTCACGCGCAATCTCAACATGTTCACGCTCATCGCCATGGGCACGGGAGTGGCCTTTGCCTATAGCGCGCTCGCGACTGTCGCGCCGTCGCTGATTCCCACGGCCTTCCGCAACGCGGATGGCTCGGTCCCGATCTATTTCGAGGCCGCCGCGGTCATCACCGTGCTCGTGCTGCTCGGCCAGGTGCTGGAGCTGCGCGCGCGAGAGCAGACCGGCGGCGCGATTCGCGCCTTGCTCGATCTCGCCCCGAAATCCGCGCGCCGCATCGCGGCCGACGGCTCGGACGAGGATATTTCGCTCGAGGATGTCGCGGTCGGCGATCGGCTTCGCGTGCGCCCCGGCGAAAAGATTCCCGTCGACGGCGAGCTCATCGACGGCCGCAGCTCGGTCGACGAATCCCTGGTCACGGGCGAGTCTCTGCCGGTGTCCAAGAGCGCCGGCGACCGGCTCATCGGTGGCACACTCAACCAGAGCGGCGGCTTCGTCATGCGCGCCGACAAGGTCGGCCGCGACACGATGCTCGCGCGCATCGTCGACATGGTCGCCGCGGCGCAGCGCAGCCGCGCGCCGATCCAGCGCCTCGCCGATCAGGTGTCGGGCTGGTTCGTGCCGGC
This genomic window from Methylosinus sp. H3A contains:
- a CDS encoding multicopper oxidase family protein yields the protein MMSRRSFIGAAAGLVSVAALSGRARAARIPEAHYATSAATQPPLSPSNGPEYRPVVTLNGWSLPWRMNEGVKEFHLVAEAVEREFAPGMKVHLWGYNGQSPGPTIEVVEGDKVRIFVTNKLPEPTSIHWHGILLPNGMDGVAGVTQPHIPPGKTFVYEFDLKTSGTFMYHTHSDEMVQMAMGLMGMIVVHSRDPEQHRVDRDFAFMLATYDVDPGTYVPKVVEMTNFNMWTFNNRVFPGIDPLVVRLNDRVRVRIANLSMTNHPIHLHGHHFVVTGTDGGWIPRSAQMPESTVDVPVGTIRAFELVANNPGDWALHCHKSHHTMNAMGHDLRTFIGVKQSPRIVEAITKLVPDYMPMGSSGMGEMASMHMPGPNNALPMMTGTGQFGPIEMGGMFTLMKIREGLARDDYKDPGPYEFPEGTVAHEVEGRPKDAPRHDGVTKTKSPKAQPSGHDQHEHH
- a CDS encoding efflux RND transporter permease subunit is translated as MSGFNLSALAVRERAITLFLLIAVTLAGVFAFSRLGRAEDPAFTIKSLIVTAAWPGATAEEMQNLVAEPLEKRLQELRWYDRVETFTRPGLAFLTLTLQDKTPPSVVQEEFYQARKKLGDEAHKLPAGALGPFVNDEYSDVSFAVYAVKARGMQPRELTREAEALRQRLLHVAGVKKVDILGERPERIFVNFSYERLSTLGIAPREIVDALRRQNAVTPAGSIDANGPQVFIRIDGAFDSLQKIADTPLVSGGRVLKLSDIADVTRGYEDPATYLIRHNGEPAMALSLVMKEGVNGLELGKALDAEEAKIAQELPAGLSFTKVSDQAVNIAESVDEFMLKFFVALGVVLVVSLVSLGWRVGIVVAAAVPLTLAAVLVIMLVTDRVFDRVTLGALIISLGLLVDDAIIAIEIMVVKLEEGFDRIKAAAYAWSNTAAPMLSGTLVTIIGFTPVGFARSTAGEYAGNIFWIVGFALITSWIVAVVFTPYLGVKLLPDIEPIEGGHHAIYATPNYQKLRRLITSAVDQKFKVAGIVIGLFVLAGAGMGVVKQQFFPTSDRPEVLAEVQMPEGSSIETTSAAAAKLENWLKQQPETKIVTTYIGQGAPRFFFSYSPELPDPSFAKLIVLTPDAEARDRLKIRFRERVAEGLAPEARIRVAQLVFGPYTHFPVSFRVMGPDTTEVRAIADEVLAVMRANPNTRQVNQDWGERAPTVHFVLDQDRLQLIGLTSIDVAEQLQFLLTGVTATQVREDIRIVDVAGRSAGPERLDPVKLGDLTLTGKSGNSIPLSQIGHVEIRPEEPILRRRDRTPTITVQCDIDEALQPPQVSAEIQTALAPIIARLPDQYRIEMGGNAEESNKANSALAPIFPIMILFTLFVIVLQVRSLPAMGMVFLTAPLGLLGTVPILLLFGQPFGFNAILGLIGLSGILMRNTLILIGQIQTNEAEGLDTYHAVIEATVQRARPVILTALAAVLAFIPLTHSVFWGSMAYTLIGGTAVGTVLILLFLPALYAIWFKVKPSGASPTENEHDALGLSTSRHTSHDVSLEVDSKA
- a CDS encoding SDR family oxidoreductase; this translates as MEIAGKLALVTGASGGIGAATARALAGKGARVILVARSGDKLAQLAREIEAAGGNALAIECDLSNSDEISRMGEQVLEKAGTPDIIINNAGSGRWLPTVETTPQEARQMIELPYLAAFDVTRFFLPGLLAARSGHIVNVTSPASYMVWPNAAAYIAARQALKGFSDALRTEVEAKGVFVSLVVLGVVESSYWEHNPGSREHASKAIPPLTTDQAADAIIKAIERRKRRLVSPAIFRAIFLLRALFS
- a CDS encoding PIN domain-containing protein — encoded protein: MFCLDTNIVIFALNKRKPWIATRLENELRAGTALIVPAIVLFELDYGIAKSDRAEQARALLEGFLSAGIGQPAFDAEDAREAADIRAFLERQGTPIGPFDYLVAAQARRRGAALVTLNRREFERVPGLLVTDWAA
- a CDS encoding thiolase family protein, yielding MKTREIVICSPVRTAIGAFGGALKEISATTLGSTVVAETLRRSGLDPTRVGGVVMGNVIQAGNRMNPARQAAIGGGLPVSIPAMTVNRVCGSGAQAIATAATEIVAGEIDVAIAGGLESMDRAPYLLGNGRWGYRMGAAEILDSAVTDGLEDAFSGKHSGWHTEDLVARAGLTREQQDAFAVRSQQAFSRAREAGLFTDEIVPIDAPGRKGSVRFAVDEAPRPDTTIEILAKLRPAFRDGGTITAGNAPGLNSGAAAMVVAERGFAEANRIAPMGRLVASAVAAVEPGLFGIGPVPAVRKALDRAGWKLGDVERFEINEAFAAVPLAVAAELAIPLDLVNVVGGAIAHGHPIGATGAILVTRLLYSMRRDGLRRGVVTLCIGGGQGIALALEAQ
- a CDS encoding antitoxin; protein product: MTASAGKPTERKATAKLFMHGRSQAVRLPKEFRFEGKEVRVSKVGDKVILEPLEKEPFDVEAWRARLDALGARDFLPDGLPDDPPLEPDDSISFD